In Lepisosteus oculatus isolate fLepOcu1 chromosome 15, fLepOcu1.hap2, whole genome shotgun sequence, one genomic interval encodes:
- the ap1s2 gene encoding AP-1 complex subunit sigma-2 isoform X1 gives MMQFMLLFSRQGKLRLQKWYVPLSDKEKKKITRELVQTVLARKPKMCSFLEWRDLKIVYKRYASLYFCCAIEDQDNELITLEIIHRYVELLDKYFGSVCELDIIFNFEKAYFILDEFLLGGEAQETSKKNVLKAIEQADLLQEEAETPRSVLEEIGLT, from the exons ATG ATGCAGTTCATGCTGCTGTTCAGCAGGCAGGGGAAGCTGAGGCTGCAGAAGTGGTACGTCCCGCTGTCGGACAAGGAGAAGAAGAAGATCACCCGCGAGCTGGTGCAGACCGTCCTGGCTCGCAAGCCCAAGATGTGCAGCTTCCTGGAGTGGCGCGACCTCAAGATCGTTTACAAAAG GTACGCTAGCTTGTATTTCTGCTGTGCCATAGAAGACCAGGACAACGAGCTCATCACACTGGAGATAATTCATCGATACGTAGAGCTGCTGGATAAGTACTTCGGCAGT GTGTGTGAGCTTGACATCATCTTCAACTTTGAGAAGGCCTACTTCATCCTGGATGAGTTCCTGCTGGGAGGCGAGGCGCAGGAAACCTCCAAGAAGAATGTGCTGAAGGCCATCGAGCAGGCAGACCTCCTGCAGGAG GAGGCAGAGACTCCGCGCAGTGTTCTTGAAGAAATTGGACTGACATAA
- the ap1s2 gene encoding AP-1 complex subunit sigma-2 isoform X2, whose translation MQFMLLFSRQGKLRLQKWYVPLSDKEKKKITRELVQTVLARKPKMCSFLEWRDLKIVYKRYASLYFCCAIEDQDNELITLEIIHRYVELLDKYFGSVCELDIIFNFEKAYFILDEFLLGGEAQETSKKNVLKAIEQADLLQEEAETPRSVLEEIGLT comes from the exons ATGCAGTTCATGCTGCTGTTCAGCAGGCAGGGGAAGCTGAGGCTGCAGAAGTGGTACGTCCCGCTGTCGGACAAGGAGAAGAAGAAGATCACCCGCGAGCTGGTGCAGACCGTCCTGGCTCGCAAGCCCAAGATGTGCAGCTTCCTGGAGTGGCGCGACCTCAAGATCGTTTACAAAAG GTACGCTAGCTTGTATTTCTGCTGTGCCATAGAAGACCAGGACAACGAGCTCATCACACTGGAGATAATTCATCGATACGTAGAGCTGCTGGATAAGTACTTCGGCAGT GTGTGTGAGCTTGACATCATCTTCAACTTTGAGAAGGCCTACTTCATCCTGGATGAGTTCCTGCTGGGAGGCGAGGCGCAGGAAACCTCCAAGAAGAATGTGCTGAAGGCCATCGAGCAGGCAGACCTCCTGCAGGAG GAGGCAGAGACTCCGCGCAGTGTTCTTGAAGAAATTGGACTGACATAA
- the ap1s2 gene encoding AP-1 complex subunit sigma-2 isoform X3 gives MMQFMLLFSRQGKLRLQKWYVPLSDKEKKKITRELVQTVLARKPKMCSFLEWRDLKIVYKRYASLYFCCAIEDQDNELITLEIIHRYVELLDKYFGSVCELDIIFNFEKAYFILDEFLLGGEAQETSKKNVLKAIEQADLLQEPRHEYFNVPVY, from the exons ATG ATGCAGTTCATGCTGCTGTTCAGCAGGCAGGGGAAGCTGAGGCTGCAGAAGTGGTACGTCCCGCTGTCGGACAAGGAGAAGAAGAAGATCACCCGCGAGCTGGTGCAGACCGTCCTGGCTCGCAAGCCCAAGATGTGCAGCTTCCTGGAGTGGCGCGACCTCAAGATCGTTTACAAAAG GTACGCTAGCTTGTATTTCTGCTGTGCCATAGAAGACCAGGACAACGAGCTCATCACACTGGAGATAATTCATCGATACGTAGAGCTGCTGGATAAGTACTTCGGCAGT GTGTGTGAGCTTGACATCATCTTCAACTTTGAGAAGGCCTACTTCATCCTGGATGAGTTCCTGCTGGGAGGCGAGGCGCAGGAAACCTCCAAGAAGAATGTGCTGAAGGCCATCGAGCAGGCAGACCTCCTGCAGGAG CCACGCCATGAGTATTTTAATGTGCCTGTGTACTAA